The DNA sequence GCGCCTTTGATGACGGCGCCCAAAGTGATGACAGCATCATATTTTCCGGAAGCCGCCATTTTTTGCGCTACCAATGGAATTTCGTATGCGCCGGGCACCCATGCCAAGTCGATGGCTTCTTCAGCCACGCCATGGCGTTTCAGGCCGTCCAAAGCACCGCCCACCAATTTCGATCCGATGAATTCGTTGAAACGTGCCACCACGATCGCGATTTTTAAATCCTGTGCAATTAATTGTCCTTCGATGATATTCATTTTGTTTTCCTCCTGTTTGGTTGTTTTTTTATAAGTCTAGAAAGTGACCCATCTTTTGTTTCTTTGTTTCCATATAGCGCTGCG is a window from the uncultured Trichococcus sp. genome containing:
- the ribE gene encoding 6,7-dimethyl-8-ribityllumazine synthase, yielding MNIIEGQLIAQDLKIAIVVARFNEFIGSKLVGGALDGLKRHGVAEEAIDLAWVPGAYEIPLVAQKMAASGKYDAVITLGAVIKGATAHFDYVCSEVSKGVATASMNTGVPVIFGVLTTDTIEQAIERAGTKAGNKGYDCAVSAIEMANLLKNL